In the Candidatus Zixiibacteriota bacterium genome, CGCAATGATGGCTCGGCATATTCAAAAACAAAATTTTGTATTGACAACTTTTACCTATCTTGTTATTTTCTTCACAATCTTGGCTGGTCTGAAATAAGACCAGCCAAAAACAAATTGGGTGAGAGAAAGTTTCTTTTTTAGTTATGCTTGAATCTTATCTCGCGTTAGCGCTTGTAATAGTCATAGTCACAGGATTTGGCGTAGCCATTATCCTCGTATCGAAGTTTATTGGCCGAAGACCACCTTTGCGGGAGAAGCTTCTACCTTACGAATGCGGCAACATACCGCAGGAGGATGCCAGGGGAAGGTTTCCGATTAAATTCTATCTAGTAGGGATACTTTTCATAATCTTCGATATAGAAATAGCTTTCCTGTTTCCCTGGGCTGTCATATTCAGGGAGCTGAGGATTTTCGGGTTAATCGAGATGGGAATTTTTCTGGCAATCCTTTTAATAGGGTATCTATATATTGTCAAGAAGGGGGGACTGAAATGGGAGTAAACGATAGGATCTATAACCCGGGAATTAAAGTCTTCTCCTCAGATAGAGAAGAAGGGATAATCATAAATCCTATTAAGGAAGAGCAGATCCATCACGGGATAATCTTGACCACGCTGGATAAGGTAGTGGGCTGGTCCAGAAAATCCTCAATGTGGCCCTTAGGATTTGGCCTGGCCTGTTGTGCAATCGAGATGATGTGCACTGCTGCTTCCCGGTACGATCTGGCTCGATTCGGGATGGAGATTTTCAGATCCTCTCCCCGACAGGCTGATTTGATGATCGTGTCAGGCAGGGTCTGTCAGAAGATGGGTCCGGTTTTAAAACAGCTTTATAACCAGATGCCGGATCCCAAGTGGGTTATCGCTATGGGAGCTTGTGCGTCCACCGGGGGAGTATTCAACAACTATGCGGTTATCAAAGGGGTGGATAAAATCGTGCCGGTGGATATGTATGTGCCTGGATGCCCTCCGCGTCCGGAACAACTCATCGACGGACTGATGAAGTTGCATGAGAAGGTCAGAAAAGAAGGGTTGCATTACAGAAGAACGTAGTTGCCCAATTTATTGGGCAATTTTTGCTCGATGGATTGTGCAACTACAAATCAGAAAGGCTATGCTCGATGAATCGAGCAACTACAGAAGAAAGGTAAAATGGAGAGCCTCACTTTAAGAAAACTGAAGGAGAATTTCCCCAGCTCGATTTTAGAGGTGGTCGAATATAAGGGTCAGCTTTCCCTGACCATAAAAAAAGAGGACCTGCTTTTGATCTGCAGGTATTTGAAAGATGACCCGGAATTACAATACAACTTTCTTTCTGACCTCTGCGGTGTAGACTATCCCAAAAGGGATAAAAGATTCGATATCGTATACAATCTTTACTCTCTTCCCTATAGATGGAGGGTAAGGCTCAAAATCAGAGTGGCAGAAGGGGAATCTGTTCCTTCGCTTACTCCTATCTGGCACACTGCCAACTGGCATGAAAGGGAGGTATACGATATGTTCGGGGTGAAGTTCGATAACCACCCAGACCTGCAGAGGATTTTGATGCCG is a window encoding:
- the ndhC gene encoding NADH-quinone oxidoreductase subunit A — encoded protein: MLESYLALALVIVIVTGFGVAIILVSKFIGRRPPLREKLLPYECGNIPQEDARGRFPIKFYLVGILFIIFDIEIAFLFPWAVIFRELRIFGLIEMGIFLAILLIGYLYIVKKGGLKWE
- a CDS encoding NADH-quinone oxidoreductase subunit C; amino-acid sequence: MESLTLRKLKENFPSSILEVVEYKGQLSLTIKKEDLLLICRYLKDDPELQYNFLSDLCGVDYPKRDKRFDIVYNLYSLPYRWRVRLKIRVAEGESVPSLTPIWHTANWHEREVYDMFGVKFDNHPDLQRILMPDDWVGHPLRKDYPLMFEEVAFTHNKDKPPRIIK